A single genomic interval of Amycolatopsis albispora harbors:
- a CDS encoding amidohydrolase — MVSAIVGGYVVPVDGDPIDGGTVLIEGGKIAAVGAEADVDVPEDAELIDASGSWVLPGFIDAHAHLGVHEEGEGWSGNDVNEMTDPNGARFRALDGIDPTETGFDDALAGGVTSAVIKPGSGNPIGGQTVGVKTWGRTALDMVFAERVSVKSALGENPKRVYGDKSQTPSTRLGVAAVLREAFTKARNYAAQREHARAEGKPFETDLTKEVLAKVLDGELYWDQHVHRADDMVTAIRLADEFGYRLVINHGTEGHLIADLLAEREVPVILGPLFTTRSKVELRNRTLRSAGILARAGVKIAITTDHPVIPINFLVYQAALAVKDGLDPETALRSLTVNPAEMLGLDDRVGSLTPGLDADVVIWSGDPLDVMNRAMRVFVRGRQVYHFDEASGEGVVAPRRYRES, encoded by the coding sequence ATGGTGAGCGCGATTGTTGGTGGCTATGTGGTGCCCGTCGACGGTGACCCGATCGACGGTGGCACGGTCCTGATCGAAGGCGGGAAGATCGCCGCCGTCGGCGCCGAGGCCGATGTGGACGTTCCGGAGGACGCCGAGCTGATCGACGCGTCCGGGAGCTGGGTGCTGCCCGGGTTCATCGACGCGCACGCGCACCTCGGCGTGCACGAGGAGGGCGAGGGCTGGTCGGGCAATGACGTCAACGAGATGACCGACCCGAACGGCGCCCGCTTCCGCGCGCTGGACGGCATCGACCCGACCGAAACCGGCTTCGACGACGCACTGGCCGGTGGGGTGACCAGCGCGGTGATCAAGCCGGGTTCGGGCAACCCGATCGGCGGGCAGACCGTCGGCGTGAAGACCTGGGGCCGGACCGCGCTCGACATGGTTTTCGCCGAGCGCGTCAGCGTGAAGAGCGCACTGGGCGAGAACCCGAAACGCGTGTACGGGGATAAAAGTCAGACGCCCTCGACCAGGCTCGGCGTGGCCGCGGTGCTGCGCGAGGCGTTCACGAAGGCGCGGAACTACGCGGCGCAGCGCGAGCACGCGCGTGCCGAGGGCAAGCCGTTCGAGACCGACCTGACCAAGGAGGTGCTGGCGAAGGTCCTCGACGGGGAGCTGTACTGGGACCAGCACGTGCACCGGGCCGACGACATGGTGACCGCGATCCGGCTGGCCGACGAGTTCGGCTACCGGCTGGTGATCAACCACGGCACCGAGGGGCACCTGATCGCCGACCTGCTCGCCGAGCGGGAGGTGCCGGTGATCCTGGGGCCGCTGTTCACCACGCGGAGCAAGGTGGAGCTGCGGAACCGGACGCTGCGCTCGGCGGGCATCCTGGCGCGGGCCGGGGTGAAGATCGCGATCACCACCGACCACCCGGTGATCCCGATCAACTTCCTGGTCTACCAGGCGGCGCTGGCGGTCAAGGACGGGCTGGACCCGGAGACCGCGCTGCGCTCGCTGACCGTGAACCCGGCGGAAATGCTGGGTCTCGACGACCGGGTCGGCTCGCTGACGCCGGGCCTGGACGCCGACGTGGTGATCTGGTCGGGTGACCCGCTGGACGTGATGAACCGGGCCATGCGCGTGTTCGTCCGGGGGCGGCAGGTCTACCACTTCGACGAGGCGAGCGGTGAAGGCGTGGTCGCCCCGCGCCGCTACCGGGAAAGCTGA
- a CDS encoding MBL fold metallo-hydrolase: MKVHHLNCGTFRPTGGRLVDGQGGAAHRARLVCHCLLIETGNGLVLVDTGLGLQALEQPGPWMGPSRWLLSATPRREETAAQQITDLGYALGDVRDIVLTHLDFDHAGGLADFPHATVHVYEREHRALTAPANATERLRYRHAQFEHGPKWRTYAEPGEDWFGFRAVRELPGLPPEILLVPLAGHTMGHAGVAVDTGNGWLLHAGDAYFFHGQLNPGQPHCPPVLTAFQTFTQTNRRARLENLGRLRDLAIGHRDEVTVFCAHDPLELRQAQRP; the protein is encoded by the coding sequence GTGAAGGTGCATCACTTGAACTGCGGCACGTTCCGGCCCACCGGCGGCAGGCTGGTCGACGGCCAGGGCGGGGCGGCCCACCGCGCGCGCCTGGTCTGCCACTGCCTGCTGATCGAAACCGGGAACGGGCTGGTGCTGGTCGACACCGGGCTCGGCCTGCAGGCGCTGGAGCAGCCGGGACCGTGGATGGGGCCGTCGCGCTGGCTGCTCAGCGCGACACCGCGCCGCGAGGAAACGGCCGCGCAGCAGATCACCGACCTGGGGTACGCCCTCGGCGACGTGCGCGACATCGTGCTCACTCACCTCGACTTCGACCACGCGGGCGGGCTGGCCGACTTCCCGCACGCCACCGTGCACGTCTACGAGCGCGAGCACCGGGCGCTGACCGCGCCGGCCAACGCCACCGAGCGGCTGCGGTACCGGCACGCGCAGTTCGAGCACGGCCCGAAGTGGCGGACCTACGCCGAGCCGGGCGAGGACTGGTTCGGCTTCCGCGCGGTGCGGGAGCTGCCCGGACTGCCGCCGGAGATCCTGCTGGTGCCGCTGGCCGGGCACACCATGGGGCACGCCGGGGTCGCGGTGGACACCGGGAACGGCTGGCTGCTGCACGCGGGCGACGCGTACTTCTTCCACGGCCAGCTGAACCCCGGGCAGCCGCACTGCCCGCCGGTGCTCACCGCGTTCCAGACCTTCACCCAGACCAACCGGCGGGCCCGGCTGGAGAACCTGGGCAGGCTGCGGGACCTGGCGATCGGCCACCGCGACGAGGTGACCGTCTTCTGCGCGCACGACCCGCTGGAACTGCGCCAGGCCCAGCGCCCCTGA
- a CDS encoding aldose 1-epimerase family protein, whose amino-acid sequence MANPTGAQFEITRGGARAVVTEIGAGLRAFEVGGVPFLETFGEDEKPPKGAGQVLLPWPNRTKAGQWVYQGEKQQLEVTEEKRGNAIHGLTRREEWELLEHAESSITMAVDVPEQPGWPVPLRATTTYEVAPRELTVTHEIRNEGESAIGVGLGTHPYFRIGDTPTDDLTLTLPATRVRPYDADAQLPYKEEQDVEGTEYDFREGVILGGVDLDTAFGGLTTEADGNHHFRLSHEDRQLDIWAGPDFKWVQVFTPAELVGRGRGVAIEPMTCPADALNSGTDLIELSPGESWTGSWGIRVS is encoded by the coding sequence ATGGCCAATCCCACAGGAGCACAGTTCGAGATCACCCGCGGCGGGGCCCGCGCGGTCGTCACCGAGATCGGCGCCGGCCTGCGTGCCTTCGAGGTCGGCGGGGTGCCGTTCCTGGAAACCTTCGGCGAGGACGAGAAGCCGCCGAAGGGCGCGGGGCAGGTGCTGCTGCCGTGGCCCAACCGCACCAAGGCCGGGCAGTGGGTCTACCAGGGGGAGAAGCAGCAGCTCGAGGTCACCGAGGAGAAGCGGGGCAACGCGATCCACGGGCTGACCCGGCGCGAGGAGTGGGAGCTGCTCGAGCACGCCGAATCGTCGATCACGATGGCGGTGGACGTGCCGGAGCAGCCGGGCTGGCCGGTGCCGCTGCGCGCGACGACCACCTACGAGGTCGCGCCGCGCGAGCTGACCGTGACCCACGAGATCCGCAACGAGGGCGAGTCGGCGATCGGCGTCGGCCTCGGCACGCACCCGTACTTCCGGATCGGCGACACGCCGACCGACGACCTGACGCTGACCCTGCCCGCCACCCGCGTGCGGCCGTACGACGCCGACGCGCAGCTGCCGTACAAAGAGGAGCAGGACGTCGAAGGCACCGAGTACGACTTCCGCGAAGGTGTCATTCTCGGCGGTGTGGACCTGGACACCGCGTTCGGCGGCCTGACCACCGAAGCCGACGGCAACCACCACTTCCGGCTCAGCCACGAGGACCGGCAGCTCGACATCTGGGCGGGCCCGGACTTCAAGTGGGTGCAGGTGTTCACGCCCGCGGAACTGGTCGGGCGCGGCCGCGGGGTCGCGATCGAGCCGATGACCTGCCCGGCGGACGCGCTGAACTCCGGTACCGACCTGATCGAGCTGTCCCCTGGCGAATCCTGGACGGGGAGCTGGGGGATCCGCGTGTCCTGA
- a CDS encoding Uma2 family endonuclease — protein sequence MTALPEPIPQPLEVDHLLTVAEYAALGETEHGYTELQEGRLVMSPSPRPAHNHACGELYVQLRSQLSEEWRALQDIDIDLELAGPDEPGFSRRPDLIVAGLDGIRRAEESGRLISAKDVLIVVEIVSPGSRRTDTVIKHGEYADAGIPHYWIVDLTEPVSLTACHLAEGFGYQNAPEVSGRTTLPEPFPLEIDLGQLSR from the coding sequence GTGACAGCACTGCCGGAGCCCATTCCGCAGCCGCTTGAGGTGGATCATCTGCTGACGGTTGCGGAGTACGCCGCGCTCGGCGAGACCGAGCACGGCTACACGGAGCTTCAGGAAGGCCGCCTGGTGATGTCGCCCAGCCCCAGACCTGCCCACAACCACGCTTGCGGAGAGCTGTACGTCCAATTGAGAAGCCAGCTCTCCGAGGAGTGGCGCGCGCTCCAGGACATCGACATCGATCTGGAGTTGGCCGGGCCGGACGAGCCCGGGTTCTCGCGGCGCCCCGATCTGATCGTCGCCGGGCTCGACGGGATCCGGCGGGCGGAGGAAAGCGGCCGGCTGATCTCCGCCAAGGACGTGCTGATCGTGGTCGAGATCGTGTCGCCGGGGTCGCGGCGTACGGACACCGTGATCAAGCACGGCGAGTACGCCGACGCGGGCATTCCGCACTACTGGATCGTCGACCTCACCGAGCCGGTTTCGCTCACGGCCTGCCACCTCGCCGAGGGCTTCGGCTACCAGAACGCGCCGGAGGTGTCCGGCAGGACCACCCTGCCGGAACCCTTCCCGCTCGAGATCGACCTCGGTCAGCTTTCCCGGTAG
- a CDS encoding MFS transporter, producing the protein MDTRPLRIPAFRRLWLTTVVTAIGSQLTAVAVPKQVFDLTGSSGYVGLTGAVALVPLLVFGLWGGAIADTVDRRKLLMVTNTGIAVTAALLWAQAFFAVNSVWVVLVLLGVNQAFFAINMPTRSAVVARLVPEELLPPAIALQSTMSQFGAVFGPLAAGALLPVVGLSTLYLFDTVALALTLWAVWKLPAMLPLSGQVRRAGLRDVLDGFRYMATQKVLLASFVVDVIAMVAGMPRALFPEMAERTFGDPPGGGLALGWLYTAIPLGAMLIGLMSGWLTRISRHGVAVVVSIAAWGLCVFAFGLADSLWLAIVFLALAGAADMVSAIYRMAILQAASTDEMRGRMQGALTVVVAGGPRIADLSHGWAAAGVGTAVATSGGGLLVIALLVVAVMLLPAFWRYRAPVAKT; encoded by the coding sequence ATGGACACGCGTCCGTTGCGGATCCCGGCCTTCCGGCGGCTCTGGCTGACCACCGTGGTCACCGCCATCGGCAGCCAGCTGACCGCGGTCGCGGTGCCCAAGCAGGTGTTCGACCTGACCGGTTCGTCCGGTTACGTCGGCCTGACCGGGGCCGTCGCGCTGGTGCCGCTGCTGGTGTTCGGCCTGTGGGGCGGCGCCATCGCGGACACTGTGGACCGCCGCAAGCTGCTGATGGTCACCAACACCGGCATCGCGGTCACCGCCGCCCTGCTGTGGGCGCAAGCGTTCTTCGCGGTGAACTCGGTCTGGGTGGTGCTCGTGCTGCTCGGCGTGAACCAGGCCTTCTTCGCGATCAACATGCCCACGCGCAGCGCGGTGGTCGCACGGCTGGTGCCCGAGGAGCTGCTGCCGCCGGCGATCGCGCTGCAGAGCACGATGAGCCAGTTCGGCGCGGTGTTCGGCCCGCTGGCCGCCGGTGCGCTGCTGCCGGTGGTCGGTCTGTCCACTTTGTACCTGTTCGACACGGTGGCGCTGGCGCTGACGCTGTGGGCGGTGTGGAAGCTGCCCGCGATGCTGCCGCTGTCCGGCCAGGTCCGCCGCGCCGGCCTGCGTGACGTGCTCGACGGGTTCCGCTACATGGCCACCCAGAAGGTGCTGCTGGCCTCGTTCGTGGTGGACGTGATCGCGATGGTGGCCGGCATGCCGCGCGCGTTGTTCCCCGAGATGGCCGAGCGGACCTTCGGCGACCCGCCGGGCGGCGGCCTCGCGCTCGGCTGGCTGTACACCGCGATCCCGCTCGGCGCGATGCTGATCGGGCTGATGTCCGGCTGGCTGACCAGGATCAGCAGGCACGGCGTGGCGGTGGTGGTCTCCATCGCCGCCTGGGGGCTGTGCGTGTTCGCCTTCGGCCTGGCCGACTCGCTGTGGCTGGCGATCGTCTTCCTGGCGCTGGCCGGCGCGGCCGACATGGTCAGCGCGATCTACCGGATGGCCATTCTCCAGGCCGCCTCCACCGACGAGATGCGCGGCCGGATGCAGGGCGCGCTGACCGTGGTCGTCGCGGGCGGGCCGCGCATCGCCGACCTGTCGCACGGCTGGGCCGCGGCCGGGGTCGGCACGGCCGTCGCGACCAGCGGCGGCGGATTGCTGGTGATCGCCCTACTGGTGGTCGCGGTAATGCTGCTGCCCGCTTTCTGGCGTTACCGGGCCCCCGTCGCCAAGACGTGA
- a CDS encoding APC family permease — protein MADTTTTEPETGPAGQPSLKRVMGSKLLLFFVVGDIIGTGVYALTGQVAGRVGGALWLPFLLAFVVAFMTAFSYLELVGKYPQAAGAALYTHKAFKIRFLTFMVAFAVMCSGITSASSAAKAFGDTYLAEFITAPMPLVAILFVIGLALINFRGVAESVKTNVVLTCIEIGGLLIIIGVGVWAVLNGNGDASRLTQFDTENQTMLVAITSATSLAFFAMVGFEDSVNMAEECKDPIRIFPKAMLWGMVIAATIYILVSVTSSLLVPADDLEAAKSSALLKVLDVGAPGFPREVFSAIGLFAVINSALINMLMASRLLYGMANQRIIPKQLGTVHPFRRSPWVAIVFTSLIAIGLVSFVDIGVLGGTTALLLLVVFAIVNVAVLVLRKEKAAHKHFRAPTVIPVLAAIFCVYLVTPLSGRPARDYTVAAILLAVGLVLWGINWLIMRATHSEADRQPLEPPVG, from the coding sequence ATGGCGGACACGACGACAACCGAGCCCGAGACCGGTCCGGCCGGTCAGCCGAGCCTCAAGCGGGTGATGGGCTCCAAGCTGCTGCTGTTCTTCGTGGTCGGGGACATCATCGGAACCGGCGTCTACGCGCTCACCGGGCAGGTGGCCGGCCGGGTCGGCGGGGCGCTGTGGCTGCCGTTCCTGCTCGCGTTCGTGGTCGCGTTCATGACCGCGTTCAGCTACCTGGAACTGGTGGGCAAGTACCCGCAGGCGGCCGGAGCGGCGCTGTACACGCACAAGGCGTTCAAGATCAGGTTCCTCACCTTCATGGTGGCCTTCGCGGTGATGTGCTCGGGGATCACCTCGGCATCGTCGGCGGCGAAGGCCTTCGGTGACACCTATCTCGCGGAGTTCATCACCGCGCCGATGCCACTGGTGGCGATCCTCTTCGTGATCGGCCTGGCGCTGATCAACTTCCGGGGCGTCGCCGAATCGGTGAAGACCAACGTGGTGCTGACCTGCATCGAGATCGGCGGGCTGCTGATCATCATCGGGGTCGGTGTGTGGGCGGTGCTCAACGGCAACGGCGACGCCTCGCGGCTGACCCAGTTCGACACCGAGAACCAGACCATGCTGGTGGCCATCACCTCGGCCACCTCGCTGGCGTTCTTCGCGATGGTCGGCTTCGAGGACTCGGTGAACATGGCCGAGGAGTGCAAGGACCCGATCCGGATCTTCCCGAAGGCGATGCTGTGGGGCATGGTCATCGCCGCGACCATCTACATCCTGGTCTCGGTGACCTCTTCGCTGCTGGTCCCGGCGGACGACCTGGAGGCGGCCAAGAGCAGCGCCCTGCTGAAGGTGCTCGACGTCGGCGCGCCCGGCTTCCCGCGTGAGGTCTTCTCCGCGATCGGGTTGTTCGCGGTGATCAACTCGGCGCTGATCAACATGCTGATGGCCAGCCGCCTGCTCTACGGCATGGCGAACCAGCGGATCATCCCGAAGCAGCTGGGCACGGTGCACCCGTTCCGCCGGAGCCCGTGGGTGGCCATCGTGTTCACCAGCCTGATCGCCATCGGCCTCGTGTCCTTTGTGGACATCGGCGTGCTGGGTGGTACCACGGCGTTGCTGCTGCTGGTGGTTTTCGCCATCGTCAACGTGGCGGTGTTGGTGCTGCGCAAGGAAAAGGCGGCGCACAAGCACTTCAGGGCACCGACGGTGATCCCGGTGCTGGCCGCGATCTTCTGCGTGTACCTGGTCACCCCGCTGTCGGGACGGCCGGCGCGGGACTACACGGTGGCCGCGATCCTGCTCGCGGTCGGCCTGGTGCTGTGGGGCATCAACTGGCTGATCATGCGCGCCACCCACTCCGAAGCCGACCGGCAACCACTGGAACCCCCGGTCGGCTGA